Genomic DNA from Streptomyces sp. PCS3-D2:
GGGGGCCGCCATCCTGCTCCTCGGTATCGGGCTCGCCGTCCGGAAGGCCGAAGCCGGCGGCGAGCTGTACCTCGGCATCGTCACCAGTGCGACGGGCCTGGTCACGACCCTGATCGGGCAGCTCTTCCACCGGCGGGCCGACATCGCACTGCAACACATGGCCGACCAGACGGTCGCGTTGCGTGACGACCGCCGGGCCGCCGCGACGACCCAGCAGGCCATCGGGCTGCTGGGGACCGTCGACGACCCGGAGCTGAGAGCCCGCCTCCAGGCAGGCCTCATCATGAAGCTTTCCGGGGCCGAACTGCCCCGGTGAGCGGGATAGTGGAAACATGTGCCGATCGATCAAGACCCTGCGTCCGCCCGCCATCCCCGAGAAGGCGACCGAGGAGGAGATCCGGGCCGCCGCCCTGCAGTACGTACGGAAGGTGTCCGGGTTCCGGGTGCCCGCCGCGCACAACCGCGAGGTCTTCGACGCGGCGGTGGACGCCGTCGCCGAAGCCACCGCGGCCCTGCTCGACGGGGTGCATGTACGGGGGCAGACCGCACCCGGGTGATCCCGGTCCGGGTGTGTGTCCTACGAGGCCGCGCGGCGGCGCAGTACCCACACACCGCCGATCAGGGCGCCGGTGGCGAGCGTGGCGCCGACGGCGACCTGGGCCGTGCTCATCGAGCCGACGCTGCCGCCCGTTCCGCCGCGCGCGGCACCCGGGGTGACCTGGAGGGAGACGGTGACGCTCTGGCCGCCCGGGCCGCCGCACTCGAACCGGACCGGGTGGGCGCCGGGGTTGGCGTTGGAGAACACCGTGGCGCTGCCGAAGAGGTTGCTGGCCTCGAGGTTGCCGGGAGTCAGCCGCACCTCGCTGAACGCGGTCGACGTGACCCTGGCGACCTTGGTCCCGCACCCCGCGATGTTCAGGGCGACCCGGCCGCCCGGGGCGACCGTGGTGGGGGAGACGCTGGCGGAGGGAGCGGCGTGCGCGAGCGTGACAGGGGTGGCGGCTGCGATGAGGACGGCGGCGGCCGCGGCGGTCATCAGACGGCGCGGAGCGGCGGACCGTGAACGGTGGGCGATGGCCGGCGACTGGGCGAGCGGCATGGCGGGCATGGAGACAACTCCTCGGCTCCTCGAAACGGCGCGGCCAGGCCACGGATGTGACGCGGATTCGGTCCGCACCGTTCTCCGGACGCTAGGAGCCAGCCCCGCGGGCGGCGATCGGGGCCGGGTGAACGGGTGAGCCACTGCTCCGCCCGGGGGAGGCCGCCGCCCGGGACCGGTGCCCGCCCTACGCCGCGGGGGTCGCGCCCGGAGCCGAGGGCGGGCGGCGTACCAGGAACGCCGCGAGGGCGCCCGCGGCGAACAGCGCCACGATCGACACTGCGGTGCCGAGCCACTGGGTGCCCAGCCACTGGGTACCGAAATAGCCGAGGGCCACGCTGTAGCCGGCCCATGCCATGCCCGCCAGGACCGACCAGGGCAGGAACTCGGCGACCCTGCGCTGGGTCTTGCCCGCGCCGAGCGACACCACCGAACGCCCCGCGGGGGCGAAACGGGCGATCACCACGAGGGCGCCGCCACCGCGGGTGAGCGCCGCGCCCAGACGCTCCTGGGCGCGCGTCAGACGGCGCGAGCGGGCGATGGCCCGGTCCAGCCGGGGCCCGCCGCGCCGTCCCAAACGGTAGGCGGCCATGTCACCCAGCACCGATGCTGTTGTCGCGATCACGAGCAGCAACAAGATGTCCGGCACCTGCTCGGGCCCCGGGACCTGCACCGGCCCGGCCGCCCCGGCGGCGGACGCTGCCGCCGCGGCGGTGATCACCAGGACCCCGCTCGGCAGCACCGGAAGGAAGACGTCGAGCAGGATGGACAGCGCCACCAGGGCGTAGATCCATGGGCTCGTGGTCAGCGACCCCAGAGTCTCAAACACAGCGGGACTCCCCAGTCCGGTTGACGTGCTGCGGCATGAAGCGCCGCGACGTCGCGGGGGAGCGGCAGGGGCGGCTGACAGCCATACAGCGTACGCCCGGCATTCCCGCCCCGGCGGCCCGGGGCGGATCCCCCACCACGGCCGCGTCGACCCCGTCGACCCCCGCTCCTCCGGCCCGCCGACGCCGTGCCCGCCCGGACCGCCTACTCGACCGCCGTAAGCTCCCGGTCCAGCACCGTCACCAAGTGGGCCCCCGCACGCTTCTTGCGCGCCTGGTCCAGCCGTAGCCGCGCCGTCCGCCCGGACAGTGCCAGCGTCATCAGCTGGTTCCCGAACCAGGGACCCCCCGTACGCCGCCAGTTCAGCGGCGGCCGTCCCGTGCGCCCGTGCAGGGAGAAACCGCGCCCCAGCCACCGGCCGGTCCGCGACCAGCCCAGCCGGAACCCCCACTTGACCAGGGTGTGGATGGAGTTGTGAACCGGCGAGCACGTCAGCTGGAACACCCGCGCCGTACTGGGTATGTGAGGCTCGGCCACATACGCGTGGTGCACGTCCCCCGACAGCACGCACACCGTCGCCGGCGCCCGGGGCCCCGTCCCCACCTCCTCGATCAGATCGGTCAGTGCCGCGAACGATGCCGGGAAGGCCGCCCAGTGCTCCAGGTCGCTGCGCCGCCGCAGATCCTCGCCGATCCGGGCCCACCGCGGACCGCGCTCCCCGCGGCACAGGGCCGCATTCCACGTCTCCGCGTCATGGACCAGCGGTGGCATCAGCCAGGGCAGTGAGGACCCGATCAGCAGGTGGTCGTAGCCCCCGAGCCCGGCGAGGGCGTTCTCCCGGAGCCACTGCTGCTCCGCCGGATGGAGCATCGCCCGCCCGCCCTCGGCCAACACCCGAGCGGTCCGCGTGTCCACCATCAGCAGCCGGGTCCGCCCGAAGTCCCGCCGGTAGCTCCGGCGCACCGCGGCCGGATCGGCGTCCGCCGCGGACGCGAAGGCCCGCAGCGCGTCCGTGCCGTCGGGGTCCTCGCGGACCGCCTCGTACAGTTCGTCCGCCGCGAGCTCGGCAACCGAGAGATTGCCCAGGTGCTGGTACACCCAGTACGACATCAGGCCGCTCAGCACCCGCTCCCGCCACCACGGGGTCGCCCGCATCTCCGCGAGCCATGCCGCGCTCGTGTTCCAGTCGTCGATGACGTCGTGGTCGTCGAACATGTGCAGGCTCGGCACGGTTGACAGCAGCCAGCGGATCTCCGGGTCGCGCCACGACTCGTAGTAGAGCCGGGTGTACTCCTCGTAGTCCGCGACCTGGGCGCCGGGTGCCTCCCGCAGGTCCCGGCGGGCGGCGAGCCACTTCCGGGTCTCCCGCGACAGGGCATCGGCGTACACCTGGTCGCCCAGCAGGAGCAGGAGGTCCGGGCGCTCCGCGGCCGGGTCGGCGGCCAGCCTCGCCGCGAGGGCGTCCAGGGCGTCCGGGCCATGTGGACCGCGCCGGCCGGCGGGCGGGGCGGCCTGCCGGCAGGAGCCGAAGGTGACGCGCAGCCCGGGCGCGGGCCTGCCGGGTCCGGGCGCGGCCGGAGTGGTGATCGTGCTCGGCGGGAAGCCGCTGCCGGGCAGCGGCCACACCTGCCGGCCGTCGAGCCGTACCTCGTACGGCGACGTGGAGCCCGGAGTCAGGCCGGTCACCGGCACCAGCGCGTAGTGGTGCCCGGCTATCTGGAAGGTCCGCGTGCTCCCGCCGGCCCCGCCCGCGCAGCGCACTTCGGCCGTGCACGGGCGGTCCGTCTCGACCCATACGGTGGCCGATCCGCCCGTTTCCCAGTCGACGTGGCGCAGCAGCGGCCCCAGACGCAACCCGGCCATGCGACTCCCCCTCCTCCGTAGCCCCTTCGATCACGGTACGACGGGGAGGGGGAGCCACGCCTCCCCCTGACGGGGGAAAGGCGGGGGCCGGCGGCCCGGCGGCCCGGCGGGCACCGCCGGCGGCCGACCGGCGGTCCGACGGTGTTCCGGCCGAGAGGCGAGTGGGCGTGGGTCAGCCGTCGGTCAGCAGCCGTTGAGGACGTTGACCAGGGCCGTCTTCTCGCCCGAGTCCATGCTCAGGCCCCAGTACTGCTTCACGTTGACCCACATCCGCGCGTAGGTGCAGCGGTAGGCCGTCCTGGGCGGCAGCCACTTGCCGGGGTCGAGGTCGCCCTTGGCCTGGTTGACGTTGTCGGTGACCGCGATGAGCTGCGGGCGGGTGAGGTCGTTGGCGAACTGTTGGCGCTTGGACGTCGTCCAGGAGGAGGCGCCGGAGCGCCAGGCCTCGGCCAGCGGGACGACGTGGTCGATGTCGACGTCGGAGGCGGCCGTCCACGTGGCGCCGTCGTACTCCGAGTACCAGCTTCCGCTGACCGCGGCGCAGGAGGAGCTCTGGACGACGTTCACCCCGTCCCGCTTGAGCACGGTTTCGCGGGTGTTGCAGGTGCCGGAGACGGTACTCCAGTGGGGGAAGAGGGAGCGGCTGTACCCGCTGGTGGATCCCTCCGCCCTGGGGGTGACCGTGGCCAGGTAGGCGCGGGCGGCCGACGCGCTCATGGGCGTGGGCGGGGCGGCCTGGGCGGTCGGGGCGTTGAGGAGGGAGGTGAGCGCCGCCAGCGTGGCTGCTGACGCGAGCACGCCAATTCGACGCGCGTAGACGTTGGGCATGAGTGCCATGAGGGGCTCCCAGGGTGCGGGGGGTCAGGCCGATTCGCCCCGGCGGGGCGTGGCCATGCTGGCGCCATCGGGTTGCGAGGGGATGGGCGCCAGGTGACAGCGTGGCGACATGAACACGTCACATCAAGCCATGCAAGGCCCCGGATTTAAATGGCAATTGAGGTTCCGCCGATGTCCGACCGGCCAGGCCGGAGCGCGGCACGGGCAGGGCGGGGCATGGCGGGACGAAAGGCCCATTCCAGCCGGGCGTCGGCATCGCGTACTCTGTCGGGAGCAGAAGGGGAGTAGCTCTTCGCCGGACCGTCGACATACTGCTGGGTCACCCAGCCGGCGCCCGGAGGCAGGTCGCGCACCAGCGGCCGGCCAGCGAGACCTTCGGCCGCAGTGTCCTGTCCCGTCGTGGGCGCGTTTCGCACGCGCACGCGCACACCAGGGCGCCGCCGAGCCGAAGCGACCCCTGACACACCCCAGGTCTCTCGGTACCGATGGCGTCCTGCCCGACCGATTGAGGTTCCGCCTCCGTGTTCAGCTTCACCGTCACGGCGATCGCCTTCGGCGTCGTCTTCCTGGCCGAACTCCCCGACAAGACGGCCCTGGCAGGGCTGATGCTCGGCACGCGCTACCGCGCCTCCTACGTCTTCGCGGGTGTCGCCGCCGCCTTCGCCGTACACGTCGCCCTCGCCATCGCCGCGGGCAGCGTGCTCACCCTGCTTCCGCACCGACTCGTCCAAGCCGTCGTCGGCATCCTCTTCCTCCTCGGCGCGGCCATGCTGCTCCTGAAGAAGGACGACGGGGACGAGGAGATCAAGCAGCCCGCCGACCAGTCCTTCTGGAAGGTCTCCGGGGCCGGCTTCATGCTCATCCTGGTGGCGGAGTTCGGCGATCTGACCCAGATCATGACCGCCAACCTGGCAGCGCGCTACGACGACCCCGTCTCCGTCGGCATCGGCGCCGTGCTGGCGCTGTGGGCGGTTGCGGGCATCGGCATCCTCGGCGGCCGCACCCTCATGAAATACGTTCCGCTGCGGCTCATCACCAAGATCGCCGCTGCCGTGATGGCGGCGCTCGCCGTGTTCTCGATGTACGAGGCGATCGCGGGCTGAACGGACCGGGAGGGGCGGGGGAGGGGGTCACGGGGCGGTGCGGGCGCCCGCGGTGGAAACTCCGTTGCGGACGGTGCGTGCGGGCGGCACGCTCTGCGCGTGATCGACTCGACCTCCTCCACCGGCCCCGGCTCTTCCACCGGCCCCGGCTCTTCCGCAGACACCGGCCCCGACGCTGACACCGGCCCTGGCCGTGGCCCCGTGCCCGCCCCGCACCGCCGCTTCGGCTGGTCCAACATGTTCGTCGACCCGGACGCGGACCCGCGCGCCGACGGCGGCTTCCGGGGCGAGCGGGACGTGCTCATCGGCTACCTCACCGACCAGCGGCTGACGCTGGAGCTCAAGTGTGCGGGGCTCGATGCCGAGGCCCTCGCGCGGCGCTCCGTGGAGCCCTCCGACCTCTCCCTGCTGGGCCTCGTACGCCATCTCGCGGGCGTCGAGCAGTACTGGTTCCGGCAGGTCATGGCGGGGCAGGACGTACGCCGGCACTACCGCTCGGAGGAGGAGCCCACCGGGGAGTTCACGGGCGCGATAGCCGACCCGGAGGTGGTCGCCGACGCATGGGCGACGTGGCGGGCCGAAGTCGCCTTCGCCGAAGGGTTCGTCGCGCAGGCACCCGGTCTGGCCGTCACGGGCGACTGCGGCGGTGAGCCGATGGAACTCCGTGAGGTGCTGGTCCACATGATCGAGGAGTACGCCCGCCACAACGGCCACGCGGACTTCCTGCGAGAGCGCATCGACGGGCGCGTGGGCCAGTAGGTCGCCGGGGCCGGGGCCCGGACCCGGATCAGGGCCGGGCAGCCCGGGCCGGAGCCGTGCGGGTGTCGCGCCGCTACCGTGCGGGCGTGTCCTGGTGCTCGGGCCGCAGCGTGACGCGGACGGAGCCGTCGGGGTCGGCGCTGACGGTGAGGGACGTCAGGTCCGGGACGTGCACGGTCGGGCCGTGTGCGGCGGCGCGGGGACCCACGCCGATCACCCGCATGCCCGCCGCCCGGCCCGCGGCGATGCCCGCGGCCGAGTCCTCGAAGACGATGCACTCCGCCGGGTCCACTCCCAGCGCGGCGGCGCCCTTGAGGAAGCCTTCGGGGTCCGGCTTGCTGGCTCCGACGGACTCGGCCGTGACCCGTACCTCGGGCATCGGGAGCGCGGCGGCCGTCATCCGGGCGGTGGCGAGTGCGGCGTCGGCGGACGTGACCAGGGCGTGCGGCAGGCCGGCGAGCGAGGCCATGAAGGCCGGCGCGCCCGGGACCGGGACCACGCCGTCGGTGTCGGCCGTCTCGCGCGCCAGCATCTCCGCGTTCTCGGCGAGGTTGATCTCCATGGGGCGGTCCGGCAGGAGCACGGCCATGGTGGCGTAGCCCTGGCGGCCGTGGACCACCTTGAGGGCTTCCTGCGGGTCCAGCCCGTGGGAGAGGGCCCAATCGCGCCAGCAGCGTTCGACCACCGCGTCGGAGTTGACGATCGTGCCGTCCATGTCGAGGAGCAGGGCCCTGGCGGTGAGGGCTACGGGTGCGGTGGTGGTGCTGGCCGGCATCGACGGGGCTCCAGACGGGCGGGAAAAGAGAACAAGTGGTTCCGTCCACCGGTCAGGGAGTGAGGACGGAACCACTTTGTTCCATCACGATACAAAACGCGGGGCGGTCTGCGCCACTCGCGGGCGTGTGACCCCTGTCGCCCGACCCGACCCGACCCGACCCGACCCGACCCGACCCGACCCAATCCGACCCGACCCGCTCGCTCTGCCGTACTTCCCGCCTATCCCTCCAGCGCCTTGCGGGTGAGGGGCCCGTAGACGCCCCACTCCTGGTGGTCGATCCCGTTGTAGTACTGGAACATCGACAGCGCGTCCTCGACCTTCGAGTCGAACCTTCCGTGGAACCTGCCCCGGTAGAGGCCTTCCGCCGCCAGCAGCCGCTGGAGCTTCTCCACCTCCGGCCCCGAATCCCCGTAGCGCAGGATCGGCGCCTGGGTGGGCGGGGGCGTGCTGGCGGAACGGCTCGTGCGGGGCGATGCGCTCGGCGACGGGGGCGCTGAGGAGGCGGAACGGGACGCGGACGGCGACGGGGACGCGGACGGGGATGCCGACTTCGAGGCACTCGGCGACGCGGACACCGACGGGGACGCACTGTCGAGGCTCGGGCTGCCGGTCGGTGCGACCGAAGGCGCGCTCACCGCAGGCGCCGCGGCTTTCGCGTCCAGCAGGGTCGTCTCGCTGTCCGGGGAAGCGGGCAGCACCAACACCGCCACGGCCGTGCCGCCGAGGGCCACCGTCGCCGCGGCTGCGACCAGCAGTGCCAGCGGTCGACGGCGGGAACCGGAGCCGGAACGATCCTCCGGGCCCCCGCCCCCTCCTCCGCCGGTTGCGGGAGAGGGCGCCTTGATCGCGCGGAGCCTGACCGTCTCCGCCGGATGCGGTGCGGCCTCCTGTCCGGCCTGCCAGGGGCCCTCCTGCCACGGCCCGCCCCCCGGCGCCACGGGTATGCCGTACGCCGGGGTGTCGTCCTCCGAGCGCGTCGGCGGCGCGGGCGCGGACGACTGCGGCGGAGGAGCCGCCGAGGGGCCCACCACGCCGGACACGCGCTGCGGGGACGGCGGCGCAGCCTCGGCGGGAAGCTCGCCCGGATCGGACAGCGTCACGTACGGACGGATGCGCAGAGGGTTGAAACCCCCACCCGGTGCACACCCGCAGGCGGCGCCAGCAGCGTCGCAATTCGGACAGTGCTCACCGTTCACTGGGGACTCCCTCCCTGGCCATTGCCTGCGATTATGCAGACCCGCCGCGACCCTCCCAACCGCCCGAGAGGCCATAACCGGACACACCGCTCAGGATGGAAATGTTGATCCGGCCGGAGGAGGAATCGATGGCTCAGGATGCGACCAAAGGCGCCGCGGACCCCGTTCCCGGCCCGCACCAGGCCGCCCCCGCCGGCGAGCACAGCGCCCGGGAGGTCCTCGTACCCATCGGCGCCCTGCTCCTAGGTCTTCTGATCGCGGCGCTCGACCAGACCATCGTCTCCACAGCCCTGCCGACCATCGTCAGCGACCTCGGTGGCATGGCCCACCTGTCCTGGGTCGTCACCGCCTACATGCTCGCCGCCACCGCCGCCACACCCCTGTGGGGCAAGCTCGGCGACCAGTACGGGCGCAAGAAGCTCTTCCAGTACGCCATCGTCCTCTTCCTGATCGGGTCGGCCCTGTGCGGCCTGGCCCAGGACATGCCCCAGCTCATCGGTTTCCGTGCCCTCCAGGGCCTGGGCGGCGGCGGACTGATCGTGCTGTCGATGGCCATCGTGGGCGACATCGTCCCGCCCCGCGAACGAGGCCGGTACCAGGGCCTCTTCGGCGGCGTCTTCGGCGCGACCAGCGTGCTGGGCCCCCTGCTGGGCGGCCTGTTCGTCGACAACCTCTCCTGGCGCTGGGTCTTCTACATCAACCTCCCCATCGGTCTCGTCGCCCTCGTCGTCATCGCCGCCGCCCTCCACATCCCGGCGAGCAGGGCCAAACACACCATCGACTACCTCGGCACCTTCCTCATCGCGTGTGTCGCCACCTGCCTCGTCCTCGTCGCCTCGCTCGGCGCCACCTGGGGCTGGGGCTCGGCCCGCATCATCGGTGTCGCCGTCCTGGGCGCCCTGCTGCTCGTCGCCTTCCTCCTCGTCGAGCGCAAGGCCGCCGAACCCGTCCTGCCGCTGAAGCTCTTCCGCATCCGCACCTTCGCCCTCTGCTCGGCGATCAGCTTCGTCGTCGGCTTCGCGATGTTCGGCGCGATGGTTTACCTGCCGACCTTCCTGCAGATCGTCCAGGGCGTCTCACCGACCATGTCCGGCGTCCACATGCTGCCGATGGTCATCGGCATGCTGATCTCCTCGACCGCCTCCGGCCAGATCGTCAGCCGGACCGGCCGCTGGAAGGTCTTCCCGATCGCCGGCACCGCCGTCACCGCCCTCGGACTGCTCCTCCTCCACCAGCTCCAGCGCACCAGCTCCACCTGGGAGA
This window encodes:
- a CDS encoding DUF2277 domain-containing protein, giving the protein MCRSIKTLRPPAIPEKATEEEIRAAALQYVRKVSGFRVPAAHNREVFDAAVDAVAEATAALLDGVHVRGQTAPG
- a CDS encoding DedA family protein translates to MFETLGSLTTSPWIYALVALSILLDVFLPVLPSGVLVITAAAAASAAGAAGPVQVPGPEQVPDILLLLVIATTASVLGDMAAYRLGRRGGPRLDRAIARSRRLTRAQERLGAALTRGGGALVVIARFAPAGRSVVSLGAGKTQRRVAEFLPWSVLAGMAWAGYSVALGYFGTQWLGTQWLGTAVSIVALFAAGALAAFLVRRPPSAPGATPAA
- a CDS encoding alkaline phosphatase D family protein, which codes for MAGLRLGPLLRHVDWETGGSATVWVETDRPCTAEVRCAGGAGGSTRTFQIAGHHYALVPVTGLTPGSTSPYEVRLDGRQVWPLPGSGFPPSTITTPAAPGPGRPAPGLRVTFGSCRQAAPPAGRRGPHGPDALDALAARLAADPAAERPDLLLLLGDQVYADALSRETRKWLAARRDLREAPGAQVADYEEYTRLYYESWRDPEIRWLLSTVPSLHMFDDHDVIDDWNTSAAWLAEMRATPWWRERVLSGLMSYWVYQHLGNLSVAELAADELYEAVREDPDGTDALRAFASAADADPAAVRRSYRRDFGRTRLLMVDTRTARVLAEGGRAMLHPAEQQWLRENALAGLGGYDHLLIGSSLPWLMPPLVHDAETWNAALCRGERGPRWARIGEDLRRRSDLEHWAAFPASFAALTDLIEEVGTGPRAPATVCVLSGDVHHAYVAEPHIPSTARVFQLTCSPVHNSIHTLVKWGFRLGWSRTGRWLGRGFSLHGRTGRPPLNWRRTGGPWFGNQLMTLALSGRTARLRLDQARKKRAGAHLVTVLDRELTAVE
- a CDS encoding HNH endonuclease family protein, which translates into the protein MPNVYARRIGVLASAATLAALTSLLNAPTAQAAPPTPMSASAARAYLATVTPRAEGSTSGYSRSLFPHWSTVSGTCNTRETVLKRDGVNVVQSSSCAAVSGSWYSEYDGATWTAASDVDIDHVVPLAEAWRSGASSWTTSKRQQFANDLTRPQLIAVTDNVNQAKGDLDPGKWLPPRTAYRCTYARMWVNVKQYWGLSMDSGEKTALVNVLNGC
- a CDS encoding TMEM165/GDT1 family protein → MFSFTVTAIAFGVVFLAELPDKTALAGLMLGTRYRASYVFAGVAAAFAVHVALAIAAGSVLTLLPHRLVQAVVGILFLLGAAMLLLKKDDGDEEIKQPADQSFWKVSGAGFMLILVAEFGDLTQIMTANLAARYDDPVSVGIGAVLALWAVAGIGILGGRTLMKYVPLRLITKIAAAVMAALAVFSMYEAIAG
- a CDS encoding DinB family protein: MFVDPDADPRADGGFRGERDVLIGYLTDQRLTLELKCAGLDAEALARRSVEPSDLSLLGLVRHLAGVEQYWFRQVMAGQDVRRHYRSEEEPTGEFTGAIADPEVVADAWATWRAEVAFAEGFVAQAPGLAVTGDCGGEPMELREVLVHMIEEYARHNGHADFLRERIDGRVGQ
- a CDS encoding HAD-IA family hydrolase, which translates into the protein MPASTTTAPVALTARALLLDMDGTIVNSDAVVERCWRDWALSHGLDPQEALKVVHGRQGYATMAVLLPDRPMEINLAENAEMLARETADTDGVVPVPGAPAFMASLAGLPHALVTSADAALATARMTAAALPMPEVRVTAESVGASKPDPEGFLKGAAALGVDPAECIVFEDSAAGIAAGRAAGMRVIGVGPRAAAHGPTVHVPDLTSLTVSADPDGSVRVTLRPEHQDTPAR
- a CDS encoding peptidoglycan-binding protein, which translates into the protein MTLSDPGELPAEAAPPSPQRVSGVVGPSAAPPPQSSAPAPPTRSEDDTPAYGIPVAPGGGPWQEGPWQAGQEAAPHPAETVRLRAIKAPSPATGGGGGGGPEDRSGSGSRRRPLALLVAAAATVALGGTAVAVLVLPASPDSETTLLDAKAAAPAVSAPSVAPTGSPSLDSASPSVSASPSASKSASPSASPSPSASRSASSAPPSPSASPRTSRSASTPPPTQAPILRYGDSGPEVEKLQRLLAAEGLYRGRFHGRFDSKVEDALSMFQYYNGIDHQEWGVYGPLTRKALEG
- a CDS encoding MFS transporter, giving the protein MAQDATKGAADPVPGPHQAAPAGEHSAREVLVPIGALLLGLLIAALDQTIVSTALPTIVSDLGGMAHLSWVVTAYMLAATAATPLWGKLGDQYGRKKLFQYAIVLFLIGSALCGLAQDMPQLIGFRALQGLGGGGLIVLSMAIVGDIVPPRERGRYQGLFGGVFGATSVLGPLLGGLFVDNLSWRWVFYINLPIGLVALVVIAAALHIPASRAKHTIDYLGTFLIACVATCLVLVASLGATWGWGSARIIGVAVLGALLLVAFLLVERKAAEPVLPLKLFRIRTFALCSAISFVVGFAMFGAMVYLPTFLQIVQGVSPTMSGVHMLPMVIGMLISSTASGQIVSRTGRWKVFPIAGTAVTALGLLLLHQLQRTSSTWEMSVYFFVFGAGLGLVMQVLVLVVQNAVSYADLGVATSGATFFRSIGASFGVAIFGTVFTNQLDDKLAASLAGVTLPADAGIPQLEADPRAIGALPASLRPRVLDAYATSITDVFLYAVPVVLVAFVLACFLREDKLRASVTAPDVTETLASNPVQRSSRDEVARALSVLGTREGRRHVYEKITEKAGYDLLPASSWLLLRINKYGSAEPALLAERVNVPVKVITDAARQVEERGLAVREGLPLVLTEQGSEAAAKLSTARQESLAELLGDWWGPDRPTDLVKLVEEINTELCGSDSEEPYDAEPPRDHAAP